In one window of Haloprofundus halophilus DNA:
- a CDS encoding Lrp/AsnC family transcriptional regulator, whose translation MELDDTDRAILRILQEDARTPFSEIARRIDMSSATVHDRVGRMENAGVIEGYHAKVDPKAAGYGTSALVGLRVEQGHEAEALERLEELDAVKEIYLTTGEWDVMLRVFAPDTEGLRELMFDHIAAMDGFSRSQTMVILGTEYERAGVPL comes from the coding sequence ATGGAACTCGACGACACGGACCGTGCGATTCTCCGCATCCTCCAGGAGGACGCCCGCACCCCGTTCAGCGAGATCGCACGTCGAATCGACATGTCGAGTGCGACCGTCCACGACCGGGTGGGTCGGATGGAGAACGCCGGCGTCATCGAGGGGTACCACGCCAAAGTCGACCCGAAGGCGGCGGGATACGGCACGTCGGCGCTGGTCGGCCTCCGCGTCGAACAGGGCCATGAGGCGGAGGCGCTGGAGCGCCTCGAAGAGCTCGACGCGGTCAAGGAGATCTACCTGACCACCGGCGAGTGGGACGTGATGCTCCGGGTGTTCGCCCCCGACACGGAGGGGCTGCGCGAACTGATGTTCGACCACATCGCGGCGATGGACGGCTTCTCGCGCTCGCAGACGATGGTCATCCTCGGCACGGAGTACGAACGCGCCGGAGTGCCGCTCTGA
- a CDS encoding inositol monophosphatase family protein, translating into MADVSLRAAVARRAAEAGAAVAFDRFRRGIDVETKEGKTDVVTQADRDAQARVADVIADAFPEDELVGEESVAPRATEEASGRGPRADDALKTVPDDGDAWVVDPIDGTNNYVRNIRIWATAVAAVREGEPVAAASALPALGDTYVADADAVYRNGHEVSVSGETDPEKSTVVPTVWWDFDHRDEYAAATREIVERFGDMRRFGCAQAVLAMVADGSLEGTMTNIVTNPWDTVAGVYMVRRAGGTVTDLEGDRWRHDSKGLVASNGAVHDEVLAAARGIEKLDD; encoded by the coding sequence ATGGCAGACGTTTCACTTCGCGCGGCCGTCGCCCGACGCGCCGCCGAGGCGGGCGCGGCAGTCGCGTTCGACCGCTTTCGACGCGGCATCGACGTAGAGACGAAAGAGGGCAAGACCGACGTCGTCACGCAGGCCGACAGAGACGCGCAGGCCCGCGTCGCCGACGTCATCGCCGACGCCTTTCCCGAAGACGAACTCGTGGGGGAGGAGAGCGTAGCGCCGCGCGCGACGGAAGAGGCGAGCGGGCGAGGCCCGCGGGCCGACGACGCGCTCAAAACGGTCCCCGACGACGGCGACGCGTGGGTCGTTGACCCCATCGACGGGACGAACAACTACGTCCGGAACATCCGCATCTGGGCGACGGCCGTCGCCGCCGTCCGCGAGGGCGAACCCGTCGCCGCCGCGAGCGCCCTCCCAGCACTCGGCGACACGTACGTCGCCGACGCCGACGCGGTTTACCGAAACGGACACGAGGTCTCGGTGAGCGGCGAGACCGACCCCGAGAAGAGCACCGTCGTCCCCACAGTCTGGTGGGATTTCGACCACCGCGACGAGTACGCGGCCGCGACGCGCGAAATCGTCGAGCGGTTCGGCGACATGCGGCGATTCGGCTGTGCGCAGGCCGTGCTGGCGATGGTCGCCGACGGGTCGCTGGAGGGGACGATGACGAACATCGTCACGAACCCGTGGGACACCGTCGCCGGCGTGTACATGGTCCGGCGCGCGGGCGGCACCGTCACCGACCTGGAGGGCGACCGCTGGCGACACGACTCGAAGGGACTCGTCGCCTCCAACGGCGCGGTCCACGACGAGGTGCTCGCCGCGGCCCGCGGTATCGAGAAACTGGACGACTGA
- a CDS encoding RNA ligase partner protein, giving the protein MADYPLKQRFVLDTSLFLSDEIRAEGETMEDALVRLLDTLALAKLRLNISCYMPPSVHDELMVVLRNRGVDEEATAQLNTWVIRKHPSRFEVMIPAEVVSRFMHEMSSRVDSGLRVAEDAVRDAAEAGVADAAISDLRHDYRKTLRRGVVDSQEDFDLLVLARELDAGVVTEDTGIIDWAEDFGLRYLRGRDFPNLLEAYLDASFEV; this is encoded by the coding sequence ATGGCCGACTATCCGCTGAAACAGCGGTTCGTTCTCGACACCTCGCTGTTTCTCTCCGACGAGATTCGCGCGGAGGGCGAGACGATGGAGGACGCGCTCGTCCGACTGCTGGACACCTTGGCGCTGGCGAAACTCCGGCTCAACATCTCCTGTTACATGCCGCCGTCGGTGCACGACGAACTGATGGTCGTACTCCGGAACCGCGGCGTCGACGAGGAGGCGACGGCCCAGTTGAACACGTGGGTCATCCGTAAACACCCCTCGCGCTTCGAGGTGATGATTCCGGCCGAAGTCGTCTCGCGGTTCATGCACGAGATGAGCTCCCGCGTCGACAGCGGGCTGCGCGTCGCCGAGGACGCCGTCCGCGACGCCGCCGAGGCGGGCGTCGCCGACGCTGCCATCTCGGACCTCCGTCACGACTACCGGAAGACGCTCCGACGCGGCGTCGTCGACTCGCAGGAGGACTTCGACCTGCTGGTACTCGCCCGCGAACTCGACGCCGGCGTCGTCACCGAGGACACGGGTATCATCGACTGGGCGGAGGACTTCGGCCTCCGCTACCTCCGCGGACGGGACTTCCCGAACCTGCTCGAAGCGTACCTCGACGCCAGTTTCGAGGTCTGA
- a CDS encoding nucleotidyltransferase domain-containing protein — protein sequence MTTIPAEARERIEDALRELEAERDVSVVLAVARGSHAWGLDSPESDYDVGVVYAPRDLRTGFHLSKPRDTVERTFGADIELSGWDVTRFATLLSQSNDGAIDALRSPIRYRERFDADALREYVEATFDPASLYYCYRGIAKSNYRKYLSWHLVDSEKQLYPIVERTDEAYVVRSRGSDGEFTIPRHLVDSEEPARIPAEHVESKSASGAEHPSHEFVERTVRSTKIRQTVKRNLAVLVAVMSARYLLATGEAGAHELPHVDVPTFLAEQAPDVFDDDLLALAEELVERKRRGDDGEIGDRIGPETATLPEKIDYETHARPGPDASKLDEFVDEMLDAAAEP from the coding sequence GTGACGACGATTCCGGCGGAGGCGCGAGAGCGAATCGAGGACGCGCTCCGCGAACTCGAAGCCGAACGCGATGTCTCGGTCGTGCTCGCCGTCGCTCGCGGGAGCCACGCGTGGGGGCTCGACTCGCCGGAGAGCGACTACGACGTGGGCGTCGTCTACGCGCCCCGCGACCTCCGGACGGGGTTTCACCTCTCCAAACCGCGCGACACCGTCGAGCGGACGTTCGGGGCCGACATCGAACTCTCGGGGTGGGACGTGACGAGGTTCGCCACACTCCTCTCGCAGTCGAACGACGGGGCGATCGACGCGCTCCGGAGTCCGATTCGATACCGCGAGCGGTTCGACGCCGACGCGCTCCGCGAGTACGTCGAGGCGACGTTCGACCCGGCGAGTCTCTACTACTGCTACCGCGGCATCGCGAAGTCGAACTACCGGAAGTATCTCTCGTGGCACCTCGTCGACAGCGAAAAGCAACTGTATCCCATCGTCGAGCGCACCGACGAGGCGTACGTCGTCCGCAGTCGCGGGAGCGACGGGGAGTTCACGATTCCGCGCCACCTCGTCGATAGCGAGGAACCGGCGCGTATCCCCGCCGAACACGTCGAGTCGAAATCGGCGAGCGGAGCGGAACATCCGTCGCACGAGTTCGTCGAGCGAACCGTCCGGTCGACGAAGATCAGACAGACGGTGAAGCGAAACCTCGCGGTGCTCGTCGCGGTGATGAGCGCGCGATACCTCCTGGCCACGGGCGAGGCCGGCGCACACGAACTCCCGCACGTCGACGTCCCGACGTTCCTCGCCGAGCAAGCACCGGACGTCTTCGACGACGACCTGCTCGCGCTGGCTGAGGAACTGGTCGAGCGAAAGCGCCGGGGAGACGACGGAGAAATCGGCGACCGAATCGGCCCCGAGACGGCGACGCTCCCCGAGAAAATCGACTACGAGACGCACGCTCGACCCGGTCCGGACGCGTCGAAGTTGGACGAGTTCGTCGACGAGATGCTCGACGCCGCGGCGGAGCCGTAG
- a CDS encoding DUF309 domain-containing protein, with translation MDEHTRDPSVAPPLGDPTGWRADNRWEHATLRRAVEHGVRLFNAGEFHESHDCFEDEWYNYGSGTTESAFLHGMVQVAAGTYKHFDFEDDDGMRSLFRTALQYLRGIPDDFYGVDLPEVRETMRAALEDPTALDGFRISLDDHRPTAYESDYEYADRLD, from the coding sequence ATGGACGAGCACACCCGCGACCCGAGCGTGGCCCCGCCGCTCGGCGACCCGACCGGGTGGCGCGCGGACAACCGGTGGGAACACGCTACGCTCCGCCGCGCCGTCGAACACGGCGTCCGCCTGTTCAACGCCGGCGAGTTCCACGAGAGCCACGACTGCTTCGAGGACGAGTGGTACAACTACGGCAGCGGCACCACCGAGAGCGCCTTCCTCCACGGGATGGTGCAGGTCGCCGCGGGGACGTACAAGCACTTCGACTTCGAGGACGACGACGGGATGCGCTCGCTGTTCCGGACCGCGCTCCAGTATCTCCGCGGCATCCCGGACGACTTCTACGGCGTCGACCTGCCCGAGGTTCGAGAGACGATGCGGGCGGCGCTGGAGGACCCGACCGCACTGGATGGCTTTCGCATCAGCCTCGACGACCACCGACCGACGGCGTACGAATCCGACTACGAGTACGCCGACCGTCTCGACTGA
- a CDS encoding succinylglutamate desuccinylase/aspartoacylase domain-containing protein has product MRVHQLGEGTPEVAVVAGIHGDEPCGPLAVERLLAEEPTVERPVKLVVANEEALERGVRYLDDDLNRSFPGSADAESHERRLAYDLVTELRDCTVLALHSTQSTPRPFAVVDSVDAVARAVCPHLPVDVLVETDGFAEGRLIDHAHTVEVECGLQGSDEAAENAYDLIRGFLAATGVLPAPESADRLDAGLSDEVSVFRLADEIPKPPAGEYEVFATNFEAVEAGARFATYDGEELAAEVDFYPVLLSPYGYPDLFGYTAERVGTLE; this is encoded by the coding sequence ATGCGTGTTCACCAACTGGGTGAGGGGACACCCGAAGTCGCCGTCGTCGCCGGGATTCACGGCGACGAGCCGTGCGGTCCGCTCGCGGTCGAACGCCTGCTCGCCGAAGAGCCGACCGTCGAACGCCCCGTCAAACTCGTCGTCGCCAACGAGGAGGCGCTCGAACGCGGCGTTCGCTACCTCGACGACGACCTCAACCGCTCCTTTCCGGGGTCGGCCGACGCCGAGAGCCACGAGCGCCGCCTCGCGTACGACCTCGTCACCGAACTCCGCGACTGCACGGTGTTGGCGTTGCACTCCACGCAGTCGACGCCGCGACCGTTCGCCGTCGTCGACTCGGTCGACGCCGTCGCCCGCGCGGTCTGCCCGCACCTCCCGGTCGACGTGCTCGTCGAGACCGACGGCTTCGCGGAGGGTCGGCTCATCGACCACGCCCACACCGTCGAAGTCGAGTGCGGGTTACAGGGCAGCGACGAAGCCGCCGAGAACGCCTACGACCTGATTCGCGGCTTCCTCGCGGCGACGGGCGTCCTCCCGGCCCCCGAGAGCGCCGACCGCCTGGACGCGGGGCTGAGCGACGAGGTGTCCGTCTTCCGACTGGCGGACGAGATACCGAAGCCGCCCGCCGGCGAGTACGAGGTGTTCGCGACGAACTTCGAGGCGGTCGAGGCGGGCGCACGGTTCGCCACCTACGACGGCGAAGAACTCGCCGCGGAAGTCGACTTCTACCCGGTGTTGCTCTCGCCGTACGGTTACCCCGACCTGTTCGGCTACACCGCCGAGCGAGTCGGCACCCTGGAGTGA
- a CDS encoding UPF0179 family protein, whose translation MSTVTLIGTRLAEPGREFVYEGESTACKGCPYRKQCLNLSEGTRYRVLDVRENTQTLECAVHDGGVRAVEVEPAPVPANVPSKGAYAGSKARLQGPCPHTECPSHEFCEPDGADFDEEYRIQSIVGDPPHDYCHLDRSLTLVELEPKEN comes from the coding sequence ATGTCGACCGTCACGCTCATCGGCACCCGCCTGGCGGAACCGGGCCGAGAGTTCGTCTACGAGGGCGAGTCCACCGCCTGCAAGGGGTGTCCGTACCGAAAGCAGTGTCTGAACCTCTCGGAGGGGACGCGCTACCGCGTCCTCGACGTCCGCGAGAACACTCAGACCCTCGAATGCGCGGTCCACGACGGGGGCGTCCGCGCCGTCGAAGTCGAACCCGCGCCGGTTCCGGCGAACGTCCCCTCGAAGGGGGCGTACGCCGGGAGCAAAGCCCGCCTGCAGGGGCCGTGTCCGCACACCGAGTGTCCGAGCCACGAGTTCTGCGAACCCGACGGCGCCGACTTCGACGAGGAGTACCGCATCCAGTCTATCGTCGGCGACCCGCCGCACGACTACTGCCACCTCGACCGGTCGCTGACGCTCGTCGAACTGGAACCGAAGGAGAACTGA
- a CDS encoding DUF5820 family protein, with product MSFDALPDGWTVWNDEPEGRAILAYRPDVFDSQQFPAPCMPTVFLSNGSRKRRPGASQIETDTWHVTLLLEPEIEAETTEYDSRAAGVDGAVECARRFADGEVEYRSLYQVPREEYFEKLDELTGRES from the coding sequence ATGAGCTTCGATGCGCTCCCCGACGGGTGGACCGTCTGGAACGACGAACCGGAGGGCCGGGCGATTCTCGCCTACCGACCGGACGTGTTCGACAGCCAGCAGTTCCCCGCCCCCTGTATGCCGACGGTGTTTCTCAGCAACGGCTCGCGGAAGCGGCGACCGGGTGCCTCCCAGATAGAGACCGACACGTGGCACGTGACGCTCCTGTTAGAGCCCGAGATCGAGGCCGAGACCACCGAGTACGACTCCCGAGCGGCCGGCGTCGACGGCGCCGTCGAGTGCGCGCGTCGGTTCGCCGACGGCGAGGTGGAGTACCGGTCGCTGTACCAGGTTCCGCGCGAGGAGTACTTCGAGAAGCTCGACGAACTCACCGGCCGCGAGAGCTGA
- a CDS encoding PrkA family serine protein kinase — protein sequence MNGEIETLEDLSQHYQDSVPADLREANTFDWYLRELYDDPRIARNAHQRVADMFDYYGTEYDEDAGVVEYLMASEDPLHEGENIFYGREVHESIHEFVNKVKSGARGLGPEKRIKLLLGPVGSGKSHFDLMVRRYFEDYTMRDEGRMYTFRWTNLCDVIRDQDPADDTVQSPMNQDPIVLLPQEQRDRVIERLNENLDAPYTIRNEQSLDPASEFYMDKLLAEYDDDLQSVLENHVEIIRLVASENKRQCIETFEPKDKKNQDETELTGDVNYSKLAVYGESDPRAFDYSGAFCNANRGLFSGEELLKLQREFLYDFLHASQEQTIKPKNNPRIDIDQVIVGRTNMPEYRDKKGDEKMEAFNDRTKRIDFPYVLEYTQEAEIYRKMLRNADVPHMHIEPHAMEMAGLFGVLTRITEPDGERISLTQKAKAYNGEIDDGDDVDVKKLREEGESKADIAEGMEGVSARFIGDEIAEAIMDSTHRGRDYLSPLSIFTHFEENLENHGSIPEENVERYHRYLEMVRDEYKERAIEDVRHALAYDLDEIQRQGEKYMDHVMAYIDDATVRDELTGREQDPDEKFLRSVEEKLEIPSDRKDDFRQEVSNWVSRRAREGTSFNPQDNDRLRRALERKLWEDKKHNINFSALVSANELDDDERNAWIDALEEQGYSREGAREVLEFAGAEVAKAELET from the coding sequence ATGAACGGCGAAATCGAAACCCTCGAAGACCTGAGCCAGCACTACCAGGACTCCGTGCCAGCGGACCTCCGCGAGGCGAACACGTTCGACTGGTACCTGCGCGAACTGTACGACGACCCGCGCATCGCTCGCAACGCCCACCAGCGCGTTGCCGACATGTTCGACTACTACGGCACCGAGTACGACGAAGACGCCGGTGTCGTCGAGTACCTCATGGCGTCGGAAGACCCCCTCCACGAGGGCGAGAACATCTTCTACGGCCGCGAGGTCCACGAGTCCATCCACGAGTTCGTCAACAAGGTGAAAAGCGGCGCTCGCGGACTCGGCCCCGAGAAGCGTATCAAACTCCTTCTCGGCCCGGTCGGGTCCGGCAAGTCGCACTTCGACCTGATGGTCCGACGCTACTTCGAGGACTACACGATGCGCGACGAGGGGCGGATGTACACCTTCCGGTGGACGAACCTCTGCGACGTCATCCGCGACCAGGACCCCGCCGACGACACCGTCCAGTCGCCGATGAACCAGGACCCCATCGTGTTGCTTCCGCAGGAACAGCGCGACAGAGTCATCGAGCGACTGAACGAGAACCTCGACGCGCCGTACACCATCCGCAACGAGCAGTCGCTCGACCCCGCCAGCGAGTTCTACATGGACAAACTGCTGGCGGAGTACGACGACGACCTCCAGTCGGTGTTGGAGAACCACGTCGAGATCATCAGACTCGTCGCCAGCGAGAACAAACGCCAGTGCATCGAGACGTTCGAACCGAAGGACAAGAAGAACCAGGACGAGACGGAACTGACGGGCGACGTCAACTACTCGAAGCTCGCGGTGTACGGCGAGTCCGACCCGCGCGCGTTCGACTACTCGGGTGCGTTCTGTAACGCCAACAGGGGTCTGTTCTCCGGCGAGGAGCTGCTGAAACTCCAGCGGGAGTTCCTCTACGACTTCCTGCACGCGAGTCAGGAACAGACCATCAAGCCGAAGAACAACCCCCGAATCGACATCGACCAGGTCATCGTCGGGCGGACGAACATGCCCGAGTACCGCGACAAGAAGGGCGACGAGAAGATGGAGGCGTTCAACGACCGGACGAAACGCATCGACTTCCCGTACGTCCTCGAGTACACCCAGGAGGCCGAAATCTACCGCAAGATGCTGCGGAACGCCGACGTGCCGCACATGCACATCGAGCCGCACGCGATGGAGATGGCGGGACTGTTCGGCGTGCTGACGCGCATCACCGAACCCGACGGCGAGCGCATCTCGCTGACGCAGAAGGCGAAAGCGTACAACGGCGAGATAGACGACGGCGACGACGTGGACGTGAAGAAGCTCCGCGAGGAGGGAGAGTCGAAAGCCGACATCGCCGAGGGGATGGAGGGCGTCTCCGCGCGCTTCATCGGCGACGAGATTGCCGAGGCCATCATGGACTCGACGCACCGCGGCCGCGACTACCTCAGCCCGCTCTCTATCTTCACGCACTTCGAGGAGAACCTCGAGAACCACGGCTCCATCCCCGAGGAGAACGTCGAGCGCTACCACCGCTACCTGGAGATGGTGCGCGACGAGTACAAGGAGCGCGCCATCGAGGACGTGCGCCACGCGCTCGCGTACGACTTAGACGAGATTCAGCGGCAGGGCGAGAAGTACATGGACCACGTGATGGCGTACATCGACGACGCCACCGTCCGCGACGAACTCACCGGCCGCGAGCAAGACCCCGACGAGAAGTTCCTCCGCTCCGTCGAGGAGAAACTGGAGATTCCGAGCGACCGCAAGGACGACTTCCGACAGGAAGTGAGCAACTGGGTCTCGCGGCGCGCCCGCGAGGGCACGTCGTTCAACCCGCAGGACAACGACCGCCTCCGCCGCGCGCTGGAGCGCAAACTGTGGGAGGACAAGAAGCACAACATCAACTTCTCCGCGCTGGTGTCGGCGAACGAACTGGACGACGACGAGCGCAACGCCTGGATAGACGCGCTCGAAGAACAGGGCTACTCCCGCGAGGGGGCGCGCGAAGTGCTCGAGTTCGCCGGCGCGGAGGTGGCCAAAGCCGAACTTGAGACGTAA
- a CDS encoding PrkA family serine protein kinase — MREDYIRAADAELRGAYEEPMSLETYVDAAFESPSIASHASKYLLEAIESMGTRTVVEEGEERRRYRFFDDPHNDGEHAILGNTEVLNGFVADLRTIAADRGKSEKILWFDGPTATGKSELKRCLINGLREYSKTPEGRRYTVEWNVSTASDTRGLSYGGDESGENEDNWYESPVQVHPLTVFPPDVREALLTDLNDSSGDHIPTVVDEELDPFSREAYSYLEEQYRRNGKVDLFSAVADTRHLRVKNYVVDVGKGIGVLHSEDDGSPKERLVGSWMPGMLRELDSRGRKNPQAFSYDGVLSQGNGLLTIVEDATQHSDLLQKLLNVPDEGRVKLDKGIGMDLDTQLLIISNPDLGVELDKFADRNGRDPLKALKRRLDKHEFRYLTNLSLESQLIHRELTSETAVWEDVDYSEIEARIREPVTVSVRDEGGTVVDRELAPHAVEAAALYSVVTRLDGEDLPSGLTLVDKALLFDRGYLQEGDERRTVDDFEFDRDGEEGTHGIPVTYTRDTVADLLQRESERAHADLPVERVVMPDDVLDAMADGLRAAPVFSRGEVAEYESRLASVKGYIFDQQERDVLDAILAEKHVEQETVAEYVEHVYAWAGDEEIETERGPVEADALLMKLFETEHLGRFDDDAYTGNDPSPQVAQFRREKVISALNRYAWENRDEGFAVHKVDFTEIPVIRAVLENHEWSDVQRLFEDFDPRQWEDPPANTETARLKEKTVERMVKAGYSAASAELTSRKVMREVSYRWD; from the coding sequence ATGCGCGAAGATTACATTCGCGCCGCCGACGCCGAGTTGCGCGGCGCGTACGAGGAGCCGATGAGCCTCGAAACGTACGTCGACGCGGCGTTCGAGTCGCCCTCCATCGCCTCGCACGCCTCGAAGTACCTCTTAGAGGCCATCGAGTCGATGGGGACGCGGACCGTCGTCGAAGAGGGCGAGGAGCGTCGGCGCTACCGTTTCTTCGACGACCCCCACAACGACGGCGAGCACGCCATCCTCGGCAACACCGAGGTTCTCAACGGCTTCGTCGCCGACCTCAGAACCATCGCCGCCGACCGCGGCAAGAGCGAGAAGATCCTCTGGTTCGACGGGCCGACGGCGACCGGGAAATCGGAGCTAAAGCGGTGTCTCATCAACGGGCTTCGGGAGTACTCGAAGACTCCCGAAGGACGGCGCTACACCGTCGAGTGGAACGTCTCGACGGCCTCCGACACCCGGGGACTGAGCTACGGCGGCGACGAGTCGGGCGAGAACGAGGACAACTGGTACGAGAGTCCGGTGCAGGTCCACCCGCTGACGGTGTTCCCGCCGGACGTGCGCGAAGCGCTCCTGACGGACCTGAACGACTCGTCGGGCGACCACATCCCGACGGTCGTCGACGAGGAACTCGACCCGTTCTCGCGGGAGGCGTACTCCTACCTCGAAGAGCAGTACCGCCGCAACGGGAAGGTCGACCTGTTCTCGGCGGTGGCCGACACGCGCCACCTCCGCGTGAAGAACTACGTCGTCGACGTGGGCAAGGGCATCGGCGTGCTGCACTCCGAGGACGACGGCAGTCCGAAGGAGCGACTCGTCGGCAGTTGGATGCCGGGGATGCTCCGCGAACTCGACTCGCGGGGGCGAAAGAACCCGCAGGCGTTCAGCTACGACGGGGTGCTCTCGCAGGGCAACGGCCTCCTCACCATCGTCGAGGACGCCACCCAGCACTCCGATCTGCTCCAGAAACTGCTGAACGTCCCCGACGAGGGGCGCGTGAAGTTGGACAAGGGCATCGGGATGGACCTCGACACGCAGTTGCTCATCATCTCCAACCCCGACCTGGGCGTCGAACTCGACAAGTTCGCCGACCGGAACGGGCGCGACCCGCTGAAGGCGCTGAAGCGCCGCCTCGACAAACACGAGTTCCGCTACCTCACGAACCTGAGTCTCGAAAGCCAGCTCATCCACCGGGAGCTGACGAGCGAGACGGCGGTGTGGGAGGACGTCGACTACAGCGAAATCGAAGCGCGCATCCGCGAACCGGTCACCGTCTCGGTGCGCGACGAGGGCGGCACCGTCGTCGACCGCGAACTCGCGCCCCACGCCGTCGAGGCGGCGGCGCTGTACAGCGTCGTCACCCGCCTCGACGGCGAGGACCTCCCCTCGGGACTGACGCTGGTCGACAAGGCGCTGCTGTTCGACCGCGGCTACCTCCAGGAGGGCGACGAGCGGCGGACCGTCGACGACTTCGAGTTCGACCGCGACGGCGAGGAGGGGACTCACGGTATCCCCGTGACGTACACCCGAGACACCGTCGCCGACCTGCTCCAACGCGAGAGCGAGCGCGCCCACGCCGACCTCCCGGTCGAACGGGTCGTCATGCCGGACGACGTGCTCGACGCGATGGCCGACGGACTCCGAGCCGCACCGGTGTTCTCTCGCGGCGAGGTCGCCGAGTACGAGTCGCGCCTCGCGAGCGTCAAGGGCTACATCTTCGACCAGCAGGAGCGCGACGTGCTCGACGCCATCCTCGCGGAGAAACACGTCGAACAGGAGACGGTCGCCGAGTACGTCGAACACGTGTACGCGTGGGCGGGCGACGAGGAGATAGAGACCGAACGCGGCCCCGTCGAAGCCGACGCGCTGCTGATGAAACTGTTCGAGACCGAACACCTCGGCCGGTTCGACGACGACGCGTACACCGGCAACGACCCGTCGCCCCAGGTGGCGCAGTTCCGCCGCGAGAAGGTCATCTCCGCGCTGAACCGCTACGCGTGGGAGAACCGCGACGAGGGGTTCGCGGTCCACAAGGTCGACTTCACCGAGATTCCGGTCATCCGGGCCGTCCTAGAGAACCACGAGTGGAGCGACGTGCAGCGCCTGTTCGAGGACTTCGACCCGCGCCAGTGGGAGGACCCGCCGGCGAACACCGAGACGGCGCGGCTGAAGGAGAAGACCGTAGAGCGGATGGTGAAGGCGGGCTACTCGGCGGCCAGCGCCGAGCTGACCAGCCGGAAGGTGATGCGAGAGGTGAGCTACAGATGGGACTGA